One segment of Kogia breviceps isolate mKogBre1 chromosome 14, mKogBre1 haplotype 1, whole genome shotgun sequence DNA contains the following:
- the LOC131740542 gene encoding insulin receptor substrate 1-like yields the protein MPPPSPGTTTSTPTLPSQPLLRTLYCFGSGMKPGGPTTSPEFESADVALGPPRPWACPADVRLCGHLRKQKSQRRRFFVLRAYPQRLECYESEKKFRAGRAPPKFSVSLEGACTISKRVDARQRHLIVLYTRDRSLGVAAASEAEQQAWYSALLQARAAAAAAGPDSHEDPGAWILAPFQDVWPVTLRPKGLGRARGLGSGSYCLCLGSGVLSLLRKPGGRSSGASRPSPPPALRLSLLSVRRCGHADAFFFLELGRSAPTGPGELWLQAPDAIVAQSIHETVLAAMKGIGDSGAGGRAEPLPRKPPTSASTLSVPQSYETPADAAQSSGLYRRGRLSERREQATLKTLARLGSEASHLEGLERGGVSITKGARSDYEPMGGGQASGYVVMATPGLPASAKAASRQPLQDGGVTEYVSMSLCAPRSFSSSFLPLSYTPGAGESGPGLQSPHLGVGDEWGPAGAQRCLQPPSKLAREYVCIEYAAANYIGMGTDIPEPPDGDGSLNYVDLDLVPPLEVRGDAPGPRHRPQSYAHIEFQNLGQAPSSCSIAPESQVSLGPAPRLQ from the exons ATgccgcccccctccccggggaCCACTACATCTACCCCAACTCTGCCGTCCCAGCCCCTGCTCCGGACACTTTACTGCTTTGGGTCCGGGATGAAGCCCGGAGGCCCCACGACGAGTCCGGAGTTCGAGTCGGCCGACGTGGCCCTGGGTCCGCCGCGGCCCTGGGCCTGCCCGGCTGACGTGCGGCTCTGCGGCCACCTGCGGAAGCAGAAGTCCCAGCGCCGCCGCTTCTTTGTGCTCCGCGCCTACCCGCAGCGCCTCGAGTGTTACGAGAGCGAGAAGAAGTTCCGCGCCGGCCGAGCGCCGCCCAAGTTCAGCGTGAGCCTGGAGGGCGCGTGCACCATCAGTAAGCGCGTGGACGCGCGTCAGCGACACCTGATCGTGCTCTACACGCGCGACCGCAGCCTGGGCGTGGCGGCGGCCAGCGAGGCGGAGCAGCAGGCGTGGTACAGCGCCCTGCTCCAggcgcgcgccgccgccgccgccgccg GTCCCGACTCCCACGAGGACCCCGGGGCCTGGATCCTCGCTCCATTTCAGGACGTCTGGCCCGTGACGCTGCGGCCCAAGGGGCTGGGGCGAGCACGAGGCCTGGGCAGCGGCAGCTATTGCCTGTGCCTCGGTTCCGGGGTACTGAGCCTGCTGCGGAAGCCCGGGGGCAGAAGCTCCGGGGCCTCCCGGCCATCTCCGCCGCCGGCCCTGCGCTTGTCCCTGCTCAGTGTGCGCCGCTGTGGCCATGCCGACGCTTTCTTCTTCCTGGAGCTTGGCCGCTCGGCACCCACGGGTCCCGGGGAGCTGTGGCTACAGGCGCCCGACGCCATCGTGGCCCAAAGCATTCACGAGACTGTCCTGGCCGCCATGAAGGGAATCGGGGACAGTGGTGCCGGTGGCAGGGCTGAGCCACTGCCAAGAAAGCCCCCGACGAGCGCCTCCACACTCTCTGTCCCCCAGTCTTATGAGACCCCAGCCGATGCGGCCCAATCAAGCGGCCTGTACCGTCGGGGGCGCCTGAGTGAGAGAAGGGAGCAAGCAACCCTCAAGACCCTGGCCAGGCTGGGGTCGGAGGCCTCACACCTCGAGGGGTTGGAGCGGGGCGGGGTCTCCATAACCAAGGGTGCCAGGAGTGACTACGAGCCCATGGGGGGCGGCCAAGCCAGTGGCTACGTGGTGATGGCAACCCCGGGCCTTCCTGCCTCAGCCAAAGCCGCTTCCCGCCAGCCGCTCCAGGATGGAGGGGTCACTGAATATGTGTCCATGAGCCTCTGCGCACCGCGGTCCTTCTCCTCGAGCTTCTTGCCTCTTTCCTACACGCCTGGGGCCGGGGAGTCTGGACCCGGGCTCCAAAGCCCTCATCTAGGCGTGGGAGACGAGTGGGGACCCGCAGGGGCTCAGCGTTGCTTGCAGCCGCCGTCAAAGTTAGCCAGGGAGTACGTGTGCATTGAGTACGCGGCCGCCAACTACATAGGAATGGGCACTGACATCCCGGAGCCCCCAGACGGCGACGGCAGCCTCAACTATGTAGACCTGGACCTGGTCCCTCCCCTGGAGGTGCGAGGCGACGCCCCCGGGCCCAGGCACCGCCCACAAAGCTACGCACACATCGAGTTCCAGAACCTCGGGCAGGCCCCG AGTTCCTGCAGCATCGCTCCAGAGTCTCAAGTCAGCCTTGGCCCCGCACCCCGCCTCCAATGA
- the SAP25 gene encoding histone deacetylase complex subunit SAP25 isoform X1: MLPWTPRRCGAGKEQVPEEQGPSAGSDPGQAWDSGEEALREPRTTPQDSPQPWSRRPSWTRKEQLLPRPPLGLAAERSPGVPALPRPVPLSPQMTREVAPSRMTLLAPWDPNCEAKPGPRLVWGLSRESGTFSGQTLRHPSFCLLYEAASGGGLRPSREGRQSGEQAPRDAGFPVMCCEDVFLSDPLLPCGQRVPLYLSQARQQVSALPALASPQRSRRVGRGHLPLLSPQVMGSRKPPLPPPGMSPRVLPTPPSGCSIAWLSGPELIALTGLLQMSQGEPRPSSPGAPMPPAGPPDPASDHPGASGGQSCSHCTDPSLPRAPDSQGP; this comes from the exons ATGTTGCCCTGGACCCCCCGGCGGTGTGGCGCGGGCAAGGAGCAGGTGCCCGAGGAACAAGGCCCCTCGGCAGGCAGCGACCCCGGCCAGGCCTGGGACTCTGGAGAGGAAGCCCTGCGGGAGCCAAGAACAACCCCACAGGACAG TCCTCAGCCCTGGTCTCGAAGGCCTTCCTGGACCCGGAAAGAACAGCTGCTGCCTCGGCCGCCCCTAGGCCTGGCTGCCGAGAGGTCCCCGGGAGTCCCAG CCCTCCCCCGCCCAGTTCCCCTTTCCCCTCAGATGACCCGGGAGGTGGCCCCGTCAAGGATGACCCTGCTGGCGCCATGGGACCCCAACTGTGAGGCTAAACCGGGACCTCGGCTGGTGTGG GGGCTCAGCCGGGAGTCAGGCACCTTCTCAGGCCAGACCTTGCGCCATCCCTCTTTCTGCCTTCTGTACGAGGCAGCCTCAGGCGGAGGCCTCAGGCCCAGTCGAGAAGGACGTCAGAGTGGAGAGCAGGCACCCAGGGATGCAG GGTTCCCGGTGATGTGCTGTGAAGATGTCTTTCTTTCCGACCCTCTGCTGCCCTGTGGGCAGCGTGTGCCCCTGTACCTGTCTCAGGCCCGTCAGCAGGTGAGCGCTCTTCCTGCCCTGGCCTCACCCCAGCGTTCacgcagggtggggaggggccacTTGCCTCTGCTCTCTCCTCAGGTGATGGGCTCGCGGAAGCCGCCGCTCCCACCCCCAGGCATGTCCCCCAGggtcctccccaccccgccctctGGCTGCTCCATCGCCTGGCTCAGTGGGCCTGAGCTGATCGCCCTCACTGGCCTCCTGCAGATGAGCCAGGGggagccaagacccagctccccgGGGGCTCCCATGCCCCCTGCTGGCCCCCCAGACCCTGCCTCTGACCACCCAGGTGCCAGTGGTGGCCAGAGCTGTTCTCACTGCACGGACCCTTCTCTCCCACGGGCCCCAGACAGCCAAGGTCCATAG
- the SAP25 gene encoding histone deacetylase complex subunit SAP25 isoform X4: MLPWTPRRCGAGKEQVPEEQGPSAGSDPGQAWDSGEEALREPRTTPQDSPQPWSRRPSWTRKEQLLPRPPLGLAAERSPGVPVPLSPQMTREVAPSRMTLLAPWDPNCEAKPGPRLVWGLSRESGTFSGQTLRHPSFCLLYEAASGGGLRPSREGRQSGEQAPRDAGFPVMCCEDVFLSDPLLPCGQRVPLYLSQARQQVMGSRKPPLPPPGMSPRVLPTPPSGCSIAWLSGPELIALTGLLQMSQGEPRPSSPGAPMPPAGPPDPASDHPGASGGQSCSHCTDPSLPRAPDSQGP, from the exons ATGTTGCCCTGGACCCCCCGGCGGTGTGGCGCGGGCAAGGAGCAGGTGCCCGAGGAACAAGGCCCCTCGGCAGGCAGCGACCCCGGCCAGGCCTGGGACTCTGGAGAGGAAGCCCTGCGGGAGCCAAGAACAACCCCACAGGACAG TCCTCAGCCCTGGTCTCGAAGGCCTTCCTGGACCCGGAAAGAACAGCTGCTGCCTCGGCCGCCCCTAGGCCTGGCTGCCGAGAGGTCCCCGGGAGTCCCAG TTCCCCTTTCCCCTCAGATGACCCGGGAGGTGGCCCCGTCAAGGATGACCCTGCTGGCGCCATGGGACCCCAACTGTGAGGCTAAACCGGGACCTCGGCTGGTGTGG GGGCTCAGCCGGGAGTCAGGCACCTTCTCAGGCCAGACCTTGCGCCATCCCTCTTTCTGCCTTCTGTACGAGGCAGCCTCAGGCGGAGGCCTCAGGCCCAGTCGAGAAGGACGTCAGAGTGGAGAGCAGGCACCCAGGGATGCAG GGTTCCCGGTGATGTGCTGTGAAGATGTCTTTCTTTCCGACCCTCTGCTGCCCTGTGGGCAGCGTGTGCCCCTGTACCTGTCTCAGGCCCGTCAGCAG GTGATGGGCTCGCGGAAGCCGCCGCTCCCACCCCCAGGCATGTCCCCCAGggtcctccccaccccgccctctGGCTGCTCCATCGCCTGGCTCAGTGGGCCTGAGCTGATCGCCCTCACTGGCCTCCTGCAGATGAGCCAGGGggagccaagacccagctccccgGGGGCTCCCATGCCCCCTGCTGGCCCCCCAGACCCTGCCTCTGACCACCCAGGTGCCAGTGGTGGCCAGAGCTGTTCTCACTGCACGGACCCTTCTCTCCCACGGGCCCCAGACAGCCAAGGTCCATAG
- the SAP25 gene encoding histone deacetylase complex subunit SAP25 isoform X2, translated as MLPWTPRRCGAGKEQVPEEQGPSAGSDPGQAWDSGEEALREPRTTPQDSPQPWSRRPSWTRKEQLLPRPPLGLAAERSPGVPVPLSPQMTREVAPSRMTLLAPWDPNCEAKPGPRLVWGLSRESGTFSGQTLRHPSFCLLYEAASGGGLRPSREGRQSGEQAPRDAGFPVMCCEDVFLSDPLLPCGQRVPLYLSQARQQVSALPALASPQRSRRVGRGHLPLLSPQVMGSRKPPLPPPGMSPRVLPTPPSGCSIAWLSGPELIALTGLLQMSQGEPRPSSPGAPMPPAGPPDPASDHPGASGGQSCSHCTDPSLPRAPDSQGP; from the exons ATGTTGCCCTGGACCCCCCGGCGGTGTGGCGCGGGCAAGGAGCAGGTGCCCGAGGAACAAGGCCCCTCGGCAGGCAGCGACCCCGGCCAGGCCTGGGACTCTGGAGAGGAAGCCCTGCGGGAGCCAAGAACAACCCCACAGGACAG TCCTCAGCCCTGGTCTCGAAGGCCTTCCTGGACCCGGAAAGAACAGCTGCTGCCTCGGCCGCCCCTAGGCCTGGCTGCCGAGAGGTCCCCGGGAGTCCCAG TTCCCCTTTCCCCTCAGATGACCCGGGAGGTGGCCCCGTCAAGGATGACCCTGCTGGCGCCATGGGACCCCAACTGTGAGGCTAAACCGGGACCTCGGCTGGTGTGG GGGCTCAGCCGGGAGTCAGGCACCTTCTCAGGCCAGACCTTGCGCCATCCCTCTTTCTGCCTTCTGTACGAGGCAGCCTCAGGCGGAGGCCTCAGGCCCAGTCGAGAAGGACGTCAGAGTGGAGAGCAGGCACCCAGGGATGCAG GGTTCCCGGTGATGTGCTGTGAAGATGTCTTTCTTTCCGACCCTCTGCTGCCCTGTGGGCAGCGTGTGCCCCTGTACCTGTCTCAGGCCCGTCAGCAGGTGAGCGCTCTTCCTGCCCTGGCCTCACCCCAGCGTTCacgcagggtggggaggggccacTTGCCTCTGCTCTCTCCTCAGGTGATGGGCTCGCGGAAGCCGCCGCTCCCACCCCCAGGCATGTCCCCCAGggtcctccccaccccgccctctGGCTGCTCCATCGCCTGGCTCAGTGGGCCTGAGCTGATCGCCCTCACTGGCCTCCTGCAGATGAGCCAGGGggagccaagacccagctccccgGGGGCTCCCATGCCCCCTGCTGGCCCCCCAGACCCTGCCTCTGACCACCCAGGTGCCAGTGGTGGCCAGAGCTGTTCTCACTGCACGGACCCTTCTCTCCCACGGGCCCCAGACAGCCAAGGTCCATAG
- the SAP25 gene encoding histone deacetylase complex subunit SAP25 isoform X3 — translation MLPWTPRRCGAGKEQVPEEQGPSAGSDPGQAWDSGEEALREPRTTPQDSPQPWSRRPSWTRKEQLLPRPPLGLAAERSPGVPALPRPVPLSPQMTREVAPSRMTLLAPWDPNCEAKPGPRLVWGLSRESGTFSGQTLRHPSFCLLYEAASGGGLRPSREGRQSGEQAPRDAGFPVMCCEDVFLSDPLLPCGQRVPLYLSQARQQVMGSRKPPLPPPGMSPRVLPTPPSGCSIAWLSGPELIALTGLLQMSQGEPRPSSPGAPMPPAGPPDPASDHPGASGGQSCSHCTDPSLPRAPDSQGP, via the exons ATGTTGCCCTGGACCCCCCGGCGGTGTGGCGCGGGCAAGGAGCAGGTGCCCGAGGAACAAGGCCCCTCGGCAGGCAGCGACCCCGGCCAGGCCTGGGACTCTGGAGAGGAAGCCCTGCGGGAGCCAAGAACAACCCCACAGGACAG TCCTCAGCCCTGGTCTCGAAGGCCTTCCTGGACCCGGAAAGAACAGCTGCTGCCTCGGCCGCCCCTAGGCCTGGCTGCCGAGAGGTCCCCGGGAGTCCCAG CCCTCCCCCGCCCAGTTCCCCTTTCCCCTCAGATGACCCGGGAGGTGGCCCCGTCAAGGATGACCCTGCTGGCGCCATGGGACCCCAACTGTGAGGCTAAACCGGGACCTCGGCTGGTGTGG GGGCTCAGCCGGGAGTCAGGCACCTTCTCAGGCCAGACCTTGCGCCATCCCTCTTTCTGCCTTCTGTACGAGGCAGCCTCAGGCGGAGGCCTCAGGCCCAGTCGAGAAGGACGTCAGAGTGGAGAGCAGGCACCCAGGGATGCAG GGTTCCCGGTGATGTGCTGTGAAGATGTCTTTCTTTCCGACCCTCTGCTGCCCTGTGGGCAGCGTGTGCCCCTGTACCTGTCTCAGGCCCGTCAGCAG GTGATGGGCTCGCGGAAGCCGCCGCTCCCACCCCCAGGCATGTCCCCCAGggtcctccccaccccgccctctGGCTGCTCCATCGCCTGGCTCAGTGGGCCTGAGCTGATCGCCCTCACTGGCCTCCTGCAGATGAGCCAGGGggagccaagacccagctccccgGGGGCTCCCATGCCCCCTGCTGGCCCCCCAGACCCTGCCTCTGACCACCCAGGTGCCAGTGGTGGCCAGAGCTGTTCTCACTGCACGGACCCTTCTCTCCCACGGGCCCCAGACAGCCAAGGTCCATAG